In the genome of Longimicrobiaceae bacterium, one region contains:
- a CDS encoding TetR/AcrR family transcriptional regulator, with protein sequence MQARARAAEETRVRILEATLSLSRERFYDEITLQEIAGIAGVSLQTVIRRFGSKEGLLRAVGEYVTPAIEAMRVAVPPGDIDGVVRALIPHYEQDGDATTRLLAVEDRIPAVKEALRYGKEFHRGWIVRTFAGALPEPDAPDYPRRLALLVAATDVTTWKLLRRDQGLSEAETARAMREMLERLTRSD encoded by the coding sequence ATGCAGGCGCGCGCGCGAGCCGCCGAGGAGACGCGCGTGCGGATCCTGGAAGCGACGCTCTCGCTCTCCCGGGAGCGGTTCTACGACGAGATCACGCTCCAGGAGATCGCCGGGATCGCGGGGGTCTCGCTCCAGACGGTGATCCGGCGCTTCGGCTCCAAGGAGGGGCTCCTCCGGGCGGTGGGCGAATACGTCACGCCCGCGATCGAGGCGATGCGCGTGGCCGTTCCCCCCGGCGACATCGACGGGGTGGTGCGCGCGCTGATCCCGCACTACGAGCAGGACGGCGACGCGACCACCCGCCTGCTGGCCGTGGAGGACCGGATCCCGGCCGTGAAGGAGGCGCTCCGCTACGGGAAGGAGTTCCACCGGGGCTGGATCGTACGCACCTTCGCCGGCGCGCTGCCGGAGCCGGATGCTCCGGACTACCCGCGGCGCCTGGCGCTCCTCGTGGCGGCCACCGACGTGACCACCTGGAAGCTCCTGCGCCGCGACCAGGGGCTTTCCGAGGCGGAGACCGCCCGGGCCATGCGCGAGATGCTGGAGCGCCTCACCCGGTCCGACTGA
- a CDS encoding Hsp20/alpha crystallin family protein: MAITPYRPATDLFRPMLEDFLGPMQGRGGRMGDMLRIPEADVVETENEIRVVVELPGIKADDVSVDMENNVLTISGEKREARTEGDERDTWHLSERRYGKFSRSFVLPREVEQERIEARFEGGVLNVTIPKSEKAKRRRIQVQDGGGQQRVEANTGGNR; the protein is encoded by the coding sequence ATGGCAATCACTCCCTATCGTCCCGCCACCGACCTGTTCCGTCCGATGCTCGAGGACTTCCTTGGCCCGATGCAGGGCCGGGGCGGACGGATGGGCGACATGCTCCGGATCCCGGAGGCCGACGTGGTGGAGACGGAGAACGAGATCCGGGTGGTGGTGGAGCTCCCGGGGATCAAGGCGGACGACGTGAGCGTCGACATGGAGAACAACGTCCTCACCATCAGCGGTGAGAAGCGCGAGGCGCGCACCGAGGGCGACGAGCGCGACACCTGGCACCTCTCGGAGCGCCGCTACGGCAAGTTCAGCCGCAGCTTCGTCCTGCCCCGCGAGGTGGAGCAGGAGCGCATCGAGGCCCGCTTCGAGGGCGGAGTGCTGAACGTCACCATCCCCAAGAGCGAGAAGGCCAAGCGCCGCCGGATCCAGGTCCAGGACGGCGGCGGGCAGCAGCGGGTCGAGGCGAACACCGGCGGGAACCGGTAG